From one bacterium genomic stretch:
- a CDS encoding DUF4835 family protein — translation MKYPLFLWISLTVTLCGHSGQAVAQLLYPEVTVDLQRLPEEAQVKLRGIDSTLTQYITESRHPWNRDDGGYDVDVQISIYFTEYSPNPTEDKFKANLIVTNKQDFRYEDKRVEFGFRTPYQPGQGSYDSFFAVIEFYLWLIIGNEEDKYEKLGGNRYFDRARQVQLSSTSSIYYNGWDKRGDLLKDITSESNKTFREFEFFYHTGLYYDEQMQYEDAKAYLHYALLKLDALPLDKRNEILESEHRNLAVALKNCNYEKGIEALRQMDFVRKNVYDEIFRTP, via the coding sequence ATGAAGTACCCATTATTCTTATGGATTTCCCTGACCGTTACCCTTTGCGGCCATTCTGGACAGGCAGTCGCGCAGTTGCTTTATCCTGAAGTCACGGTTGATCTGCAAAGACTACCTGAGGAAGCCCAAGTCAAACTGCGGGGAATCGACTCCACTCTCACCCAGTATATCACAGAAAGCAGACATCCGTGGAATCGCGATGACGGTGGCTACGACGTGGATGTGCAAATCAGCATCTACTTCACAGAATACAGCCCGAACCCGACGGAAGACAAATTCAAAGCCAACTTAATCGTCACAAACAAGCAGGATTTCCGTTACGAAGACAAGCGCGTCGAATTCGGTTTTCGAACGCCGTATCAGCCCGGACAGGGTTCGTACGATTCGTTCTTTGCGGTAATCGAGTTTTATTTGTGGTTGATTATTGGAAATGAAGAAGACAAGTATGAGAAGCTGGGCGGGAATCGCTACTTCGACCGTGCCAGACAGGTTCAGCTGTCGAGCACGTCATCCATTTACTACAACGGATGGGATAAACGAGGCGATTTATTGAAGGATATTACAAGCGAGAGCAACAAGACCTTCAGAGAGTTTGAGTTCTTTTACCACACCGGCTTGTATTATGACGAGCAAATGCAATACGAAGACGCAAAGGCATATCTTCATTACGCCCTGCTTAAGCTGGACGCTCTGCCGCTGGACAAACGCAACGAGATACTTGAAAGCGAGCACAGGAACCTGGCTGTGGCCCTGAAGAACTGTAATTATGAAAAGGGTATTGAGGCCCTTCGGCAAATGGATTTCGTCAGAAAGAACGTCTACGATGAGATTTTCCGGACTCCTTAA